The genome window GCCCATCCATCACAGCCAGGATGAACACGATGCCGCCGAGGATGATCAACAAGACGGGAAATACGTAGCCGCCAATGCTCTTCATGGTTGTTAGGGGTCTGCGAGGCGGCCAAAAGTAGGATAATTTCACCCCATGCTACGGCGCGTTCGCTAGCTGCGGAGCGCCGTTTCCCGTGAAGATGCCGCACCAACGAAATGCCGGGCACTTGGCCATTACCGAGCGCGTCCGCGAAGGCTTGGGGCATGCGCCAACGGGGGGGCAGGAGCGTGCGATCGATGCGATCGCTCGCTTGATCGCAACGCCTCAGTCCATGGCGACACTGATCCTGAAGGGCTATGCCGGCACCGGAAAGACGACCCTGCTCGGAGCCACGGTGATCGCGCTGCGGAAGCAGCGCACACCAGTGGTGCTGCTCGCGCCCACGGGCCGTGCTGCCAAAGTGCTGGCGGCGCACGCGCTCAAGGATGCGAGCACGATTCACCGGCGCATCTACCGCGTGGGTGAAGAGGCGGATGGGTTATCCCTTGGCCTAGCACCGAACAAGGATGCAGGCGCGCTCTTCATCGTCGATGAGGCGAGCATGATCGGAGGGCCTTCCATGGATGAGGGCTTCGGTTCGCGCGACCTGCTCAGCGACCTGCTCGAGCACGTGTTCATGGCTCCTGGTTGCAAATTGCTGCTGGTCGGTGATCCAGCACAGCTGCCTCCGGTCGGGAGCGACCGCAGCCCTGCTCTTAGCGTTCAGGCCCTGAGGAGGATCGGTTTGATGGCTGGTGCGGTGGAGCTCACCGAGGTGGTTCGGCAAGAGGAGGCATCGGGCATCCTTCGCAATGCAACTGATCTGAGGGCACTGCTCACGAGCACTGCTCTTGCGCCAGCGTCGGTTCATCAGGAAGCAGGAAGTGCAATCCCGCGTTTCACCCCATTCGCGGATGTCATTCGAACAGATGGCCACGACTTGCAGGATGCGCTGGAGAGCGCCTATGCCCGAGACGGTGACGAGGAAGTGTGCGTGATCACGCGCAGCAATAAGCGTGCGTACCTCTACAATCAGCAGGTCCGTGCCCTTATCCACGGCTATGAAGAGGAGCTGAGCCCCGGTGACCGCCTCATGGTCGTGAAGAACAACTACCTGTGGGCCGGGGTCAACGGGAAACCTGAGCTCATCGCCAACGGTGAACCGATCACCGTGAAGCGGATGCATCGCACTGAGGAACGATACGGGCTGCGTTTCGCGGACCTTACCGTAGGCTGGTGGAGCGGCAAGGTGGATCGTGAGCTTGAGGTGAAAGTGATGCTCGACACGCTGGCTGCTGAATCACCGGCACTGCCTTCACCGCGCATGAAGCTCCTTCTGCAGAGCGTTCGGGCCGCCCATGTCGGCAAGCCGCGCCGTGAGCAGATGAGGCTGATGCGTGAGGACCCGTACGCGAATGCGCTCCAGGTGAAGTACGCCTATGCCGTCACCTGCCACAAGGCACAGGGCGGGCAATGGCGTACGGTGTTCGTGGATCAGGGCTACATCACGGAGGAGATGGTCGACAGCGAGTACCTGAGATGGCTCTACACCGCGGTAACGCGGGCCACCGACCGGTTGCATCTGCTCAACTTCCATCCTCGCTTCTGGGGCGATCAGGACTGAACGCGAGCTTCACCGAAGCCATATGGCATCGAGAGGCACGGGCGCTGCAAGGCTCACGATGTGCGCATCGCCTATCAGGAAGGTGCGCACGTGGTAAGCACTGGCGGCCATGCTCACGAACTCCGGGTGCGAAGCGCGCATGGAATTCGAGCCATCCTCGACCCGCATCTCCTTCAGGTCCTCCATGATCCCTACGCCGCTGGCCTTCAGCACGGCCTCCTTGCGCGTCCATAACTCAAGGAAGCGCCTCTTGCGCGCTGGCCCATCCAGCACTTGAAGGGCAACCACCTCTTCTTCTGTGAAGTAATGGCCGGCGACGGCATCGTGATCCACGCGACGGGTCATGGTCTCCAGATCGATGCCGAGGTCAGCTCGTTCGGTGAAGCCCACGAGCACGGCATCCTTGGTGTCACTGAAGTTGAACCGTGCCGAATGACCTTCGATGAACGGTTTCCCATGCGTGCTGCGGCCATAGCGGATCTCGCTTGGCGCTATTCCCATTGCAGCAGCCAGGGTTTCTCGCAGGAAGCCATGACCAAGCACGAAGCGCTCACGGTCGGCCTCGAACCGGAAGCGCTCAGCGCGTATGCGCTCATCCGGATCGAGCAGGGCCTTATAACGGTCGGAAGCGGCGCGCAGCTCCGCGATGGAAGCGAGCCAGAGCTTCGCTTCTCCGGTTCGCGGCTGGTCCGGTTTTCCGGCCTGCCGATCCATGCGTTCGGTACGGGAGCAATGGAGCATGATCTCCAGGGACGCCATGCTGCGAAGAAAGGCGTGGATCAGCACTCAAACTCCTCGAGCAGCTGGCGGATCAATGCCGTGAGCTCGCGAGACTTCGATTTCACGATGGATACGTGGTCGCAGTCCATTTCCCGTATCACGAAGCGGCCTTGGGCAAGCATGTACCAGCCAAGGTCGGTTGGGCCCCATCCATCCGCAGCGCGGATCAGTGCCAGATGGCCACCATAGGGCTTGGGCTGGTACAGTGAAATAGCATGACTGTATGTCCGGATGATGTGGAAGTGATTGAGCTTCCCTTTCAACGGAATCCCATGGCGCAGCCGGTGGTCAACGACTTGGGCGGCTATGAGGTCCTTGAGCACATTCAGGTAGTTGCGACCATGATCCATGGCATCCTGATGGAGGGCTGGGGCATATGCGTCAATGATGATCAGCAACGGAGGACGCTCGCCGGCTGCGGCCATTTGCTGTGCCATCTCATACGCTACCACGCCGCCGAAGGAATAACCGCAAATGATCGCAGGGCCGCTCGGAACAGCCGTTCGCAGGTCAGCCAGGTAGCGGCTAGCGATGGCCTCCACCGTTTTCAGCGGTATGCGTTGACCATCATCGCCTTGATGCTTGAGGGCGTAAACAGGACGGTCCGATTCAAGGAAAACCGGGACTTGCCGGCTGGCTTCGTCGCATAGCACGAGCACCAAAGGCGTTCGTGATCCCTGGGTCCTGAGTTTGAGCAGGTAGTTCCTAGGCAAGCAGGGTTCCGGGGTTTGCGGGCAAAGTAACCGTGCGGATCCCGGCAACGCACCTCATCGGATGGACCGCTTTCATGGTATGAGGGGAAGGTTGGGAAGGGGCTTCAGCCATGCGTGGCATTGACCGCAGCGGAAAAGGTTGAAGCGGACTCCAGCGCATACGCGAGTTCCTTCACATGGGGCTCCTTGATGATGCTATAGTGATCCCCAGGAAGCACCTTCACTTCCAGGCCGCCTTTCGCCAACGCACTCCATCCCATCTCCTTCGGTCCCCATGACCCTTCAGCTTTCAGCACGATCATCTTCCCTGCCCATGGCCTCGGCTGGTAGCCCAGCACGGCGCTGTCGTAGGTGTCGATGATGTGGAAGTTGCGGAATCGCGCCGGCACGGTACCTCCGTTGCGCAACGCACGACGCACGATCCAACGGTAGATCGCGTTCTTCAGTGGCGTGTAGAAGCGCTTGTCCGATTCGATCGCAGCGGCATGCAGGGCCGGCGAATACGTATCGATCAGCGCGAGCAATGGAACCTCATCACCGGCCGCAGCCAGCTGCTGCGCCATCTCAAAGGCCACTACGCCGCCGAAGGAGAAGCCAGTGAGCAGGTAGGGGCCCTTCGGCTTCGCTTGTTTCATCTCACGGATGAAATGAGAAGCGATGGATTCAACAGTCGTGTATTCAATGCGCTTGCCATCCTCGCCTTGGTGGAAGAAGGCAAAGAAGGGCCGGGTGCTGCCGAGGTATTTCGGGATGAAGTGGCTGGCCTCGTCGCCATGCACGCAGAAGAGGGGAAGGCCATCGCCTTCAGGCTGGATGAGCGAGAGGTTCTTCCAGTCGTGCGCGGCTCCTTCGCCCTTGAGCAGATCGGCGAATTGGGCGATCGTGGGCGCTTCGAAGAGCGTCTTCAGCGGCAGTGCCTTGCCGAATTGCTGTTCCACCTGGCCGAGCAATTGGATGCCGATGAGCGAGTGGCCGCCGAGGTCGAAGAAGTCGTCGTGGATGCCGATGTCCGATGCGTTGAGCACCTTGCTCCAGATCGCAGCGAGCGCGCGCTCGATGGTGTTGCGCGGCGCTACATGCTCGGCCTTCAAAGCGCTCGTCTGCGCGGCAGGCATTGGAAGCGCTCGACGGTCGATCTTGCCGTTCGCCGTCAGCGGCAGCTCATTCAGCACCATGAAGCCGGTGGGCACCATGTAAAGGGGAAGCTTGGCCCGCAGGTGCTCTCGTGCCGTGTTCAGCAGCTCATCGTGCGCGCCTGTATGCGTCTCTGAAGGCACGATATAGCAGGCGAGTTGCTTCTCGCCGGGCCCGTCCTGTCGCGCAGCAACGACCTTGTCCTTCACGCTCGGCAGGTCGTTGAGGGCGTTCTCGATCTCGCCCAGCTCGATGCGGAAGCCGCGGATCTTCACCTGCCCATCGGCACGGCCGATGAAGGCGATGCTGCCATCATTCTGCCACTTCACGATGTCACCTGTACGGTAGAGCTTGGCGCCGCTCTTCCCGCTGAATGGGTCGTCGATGAACTTCTCGGCCGTCAGGTCGTCACGCCTCCAATAGCCCAGCGCCACGCCGTCCCCGCCGGTGTAGAGCTCGCCTTTGCGGCCAACAGGCACGGGGTTGCGCTGCTCATCGAGCACATGCACCGTGGTGTTGTTCAGCGGGAAGCCGATGGGCACGCTGTCGGTGATGCTCGCTTCGTTGTTGATGGGGAAGCAGCAGGTGAACGTCGTGTTCTCCGTGGGGCCGTAACCATTGATGAGCACGTTGGGGCCGAGCGCTTTCAAGGCCTTCTTCACGTGGGGCACACTCAGCACATCGCCGCCGGTGAGGATGTGCTTCAGCCCGCGCAAACGATCGAGCTGCTCATCCACGAGCATGTTGAAGAGGCCTACGGTGAACCATACGCTGGTGACCTTGTGCTTCGCGATGGAGTCGCAGATCTCCGGCAGCGTCGGTTTCTGCTGTGCTTGCAGCACGAGCCTTCCGCCATTCAGCAGGGCGCCCCAGATCTCCAGGGTGCTCGCGTCGAAGCTGATGTTCGAGAGCTGCAGCCAGCAGAGGTCAGGGCCGAATGCCACGAAATTCTGCTCGCGAACGAGACGTACGATGGCCCGATGCGGCACCACCACGCCCTTCGGCGTTCCGGTGCTGCCGCTGGTGTACATGACGTACGCGGGCGCATCGGGCGAGACCTTCGGAACCGTTGTGTCGTCGCCAGCCTTCACCTCATCGAGGAAGATGTACCTCGCGCTGTGCTTCGGCAGGGCATTGGCCAAGTGGCGTTGCGTCAACATCACCTTCACAGCGGTATCGCTGAACATGAAGGCAAGGCGGTCGGCTGGGTACGCGGGGTCGAAAGGCACGAAGCAGCCTCCGGCGCGCAATGTCGCGAGCATGGCCACCACCATGTCGAAGCTGCGGTCCATGCACAGGCCCACCGGCTCGCCGGGCTTCACGCCCAGGTTGATGAGCGCGCTGCTGAGCGCATGCACGCGCTGCTGCAGTTCGCGGTAGTCCAGTTTCTGGTCGAGCAGTTCCACGGCGGTGCGATCGGCGTGCTTCGCAGCCACCTCATCGAAGAGGCTGCCGATGTCCACCTTCGGGAAAGCGGTGGCGCGGCCGTGCCATTCGGGCTTCGGCATCTGCTGCTCACCCACGATGGCCGCTTCACTGACCAGGTCGGCGATGGTGGCATTGGGCGCGGCGCTAACGCGCTTGATCAGCGTGTTGAGCTGGTCCATCCAGCCGCGCACCGTGGCCTCGTCGAAGAGGTCGGTGTTGTAGCTCCATTCCAACGTGAGATGGCCCTCGTTGCCGGTGGCATTCAGGAAGAGCTCGAAATTCTCGAAGGCGCGCGGGTTGCTGATGAAGCGGTGCTGAAGCCCGTCGAAGCCCACGCCATCGTCCATGTTCATGTCGATGTTGAACACCACGGGGCAGAGCGGGATGCGTCCCGGCTCGCGTGTCACATTCAGCTTCCGCAGCAGGGTGCCGAAGGTGTACTTCTGGTTGTCGAAGGCGTCGAGCACGCCGGTGCGACGCGCCTTCAGGTGCTCGATGAAGGCCTTGTCCTCGTCGATGCGGCTGCGCAGCGCAAGCAGGTTGACACAATGCCCCACCAGATGCTTCATACCCAGGTCGCTCTGGCCGGCGGCGGGCAATCCCACCACGATGTCGCTGTCGCCGGTGAGCTTGTGCAGCAACACCTCGAAGGTGGTCATCAAGGTGGTCACGAAGCTGGCGCCGCTTCGGGTGGCCACTTCCTTCAGCCCGCGTACCAGATCTTGCTGGAGCAGCAGGTCGACGCGGTTGCCCTTGTAGGTCTTCTGCTTCGGCCGCGGACGGTCGGTGGGCAGGTCCAGGCGTGGGATGGGGCCTTTGTAGAGGTCGAGCCAGTGGCGTTCCACCGACGCGTGCTCAGGGCTCTTCGCGAAGTCGATGGAGGCCAGGCTGTATTCGCTGAAGGTGTTCGCTTCGGGCAGCTTCGGCGCCCCGCCATTCTTCGCCGCATTGTACAGCGCGCTGATCTCGGCCATCATGATGCCGAGGCTCCAGCCATCGCAGACCACGTGATGCCCACAGAGGCGTAGCAGATGCGAATCGCTGGACACCCTGATCAGCTGCGCGCGGAAGAGGGGGCCGTTGCGCAGGTCGAAGGGCGTCGTCATGTCCTTCTGCGCGATGGCATCGAGTTGTTTGCCTCGCTCGGTATCGTTCAGCGAGGAGAGGTCGGTGAAGGGCAGTTCGAATTTCACTTCGTCCGTCACCAGCATGCGCGTGCCGCTGGCGTTGAGCGTCGAGCGGAGCGATTCGTGGCGCTTCACGAGTTCGTGCATCGCACGCTCCAGGGCGGGTCGGTCGAGCGTGCCCTTCAGCTCGAGCGATACGCTCTCGTTGTAGGCACAGCTCGCGTCCACGCCCATCTCGGATGCGGTGAGCACTTCGCGTTGCGCTTCCGTGGTGGGGATGGTGCGCTCGATCGACGGCCCGGTGAAGGGGTCGAAGTCAACGGCGACGAATCGGGGTTCTTGGATGAACTTCTCCATGTGGATCGCTCAGTTCTCTTCCGTTTCGATCATCAAGTACTTCCCTTGCCGCTTCGGATCCGGAACGAACCATGCAGGCTCACCCTTTGGTGTGCGGCCCAGTCGCGCGCCGGCTACTGGCGCCTCCATCGCGCTGATCACGCGTTCGCTCAGTTTGCGCAAGCTGCCGCCCAGCACGCTGTTCACCGTGGGGATCGGATAGGTGCGCTCCGGCATGAAGCCGCTCTCGCGCAGCTCCTTGCAGGTATTCTCCACCGCGTTGATGATGAACTCGATGTCCGCCGTGCTGTGCGCGGTGGTGATGAAGTGCGGGAAGTCCAGCACGTGCACGCCGTGGTAGCGCATCAGCATGAAGAAGAGCTCGGTGTAGTTGACGCTCTCGTCGTACTTCGTCTTGAAGGCGCTGCCGAAGTTCACCCAGCGGTAGGGGACCCGGTACTGGTCGAAGAGCCCGTTCACGCGGGCCACCATGTCCTCGGTTATCGTGTTGAGGCGCTCCTGCAGGGCCGGGCCTTCGTTCTTCATGTACACCAGCGCGGCCTTCATCGCGGCCAGCGTCAGGGGATGGCGCACGAAGGTGCCGGCGAAGTAGGTGACACCGGCGGGCGGCACGCTGTCGTCGCCGTACTGCCAGTAGCCGCCGTCGAGGGCGTCCATCCATTCGCTCTTGCCGATCATGGCGCCCACGGGCATGCCACCGCCGATCACCTTGCCGTAGGTGCCGATGTCGGCCTGGATGCCGAAGAGCGCCTGCGTGCCGTTGGGGTGCGTGCGGAAGCCGGTGATCACCTCATCGAAGATGAGCGCGGTGCCGTTCTCCTGGGTGATGCGGCGCACCTCGCGGAGGAAATCCACTGGGCGGAATTCCATGCGACGGCTCTGCACCGGCTCCACCAGCACAGCGGCTGCTTCGTGGCAACGCTGTTTGATGATTTCCAGGCTCTCAGGAGTGCCGTAATCGAGCACGAGCATGTTCTGCACGCTCTCGGGCATGATGCCGGGCGCGCCGGGATAGCTCTTCTTGCTCTTGCTGCCGCGGATGATCACCTCGTCGTTGATGCCGTGGTAGCTGCCGCTGAAGGAGATGATGAGGCTGCGACCGGTCACCGTGCGGGCCATGCGCATGGCGCCGAGCACCGCTTCGGAACCGGTGTTGCACACCGCGGCGCGTTCGGCACCGGTCAGTTCACACAAGAGCTTTGACACTTCCGCCGCGAGCGGGTGCATGGGGCCGATCTCGATGCCTTGCTCCAGCTGCTCGTGACAGGCCTTCTTGATGAAGTCGGGCATGTAGCCGAACATCGAGCTGCCGAAGCCGCTGAGGATGTCCACGTACTCGTTGCCGTCGATGTCCCAGAGGTGGCAGCCCACGCTCTTGTCCACCACCACCTGGTAGATGAGCTCCTTGGTCTGCGGCTTGAACCCGGTGACCACGCGGGGGTCGGCCATCGGCTTGCGGTTCTCCTGCGTGAAGGCCTTGCTCTTCGCGGTCTTGGCGATGTAGCGCTTGCTGAAAGCGTCGAACCACGCGCGTTGCTGCGGCGTCATGTCGTCCACCTTCTCCTTGCTGATGCGCGCTTGCGCACCGAAGACCTTCTTCAGTTCGGGGGCGTCTTCAAGCGCATTCACGGTCGCTGTCGTGGTCGCGGCGGGTCGACCATGGTCGACCCCTACGGCCGGGACACCGCCGTTCCAGTGTGGCAGAATGTAGTCCGCCAGCTTGTCCAGGTTCGGGACCTCTTCGTTCAGTTGGCGGAACGAGATCTTCACGCCGAACTTCTTGCTCAATGAGGTCGCCACCTGCGTGAGGAAGAGCGAATCGAGGCCCATCTCCAGGAAGGTCTCCTCGCTGCTGGCCTCCGCCAGTTCCAGGCCGGAGCTCTCTTCCAGCAGGTGCTTGATCTGCGCGATCAGCGCTTCCTTGGGAGACAGGTTCGCATCGCCGCTGTTGGGCACAGGCGCTTCGATCGTGGTGGAGGCAACTGCCCTTCCACCATCGGCCACCATCGCCACGGGATCCACCCAGTGACGGATGCGCTCGAAGGCGTAGGTCGGCATGGAGATGCGGCACCGCTCCTCGTGCTCGTAGAAGCTGTTCCAGTCGATGAGCACGCCGCTCTGCCACAGGCCACCCACGGCCTTCAGCAGTTGCGTGAGCTCGTTGCCGTTGCCGGCGGAATCGCCCAGCGAAGCCACCGCTACCTGCTTCTTGGTGTCCGCGCTCTGCTGGCGTGCGAGGGTGGTCGCGGTGGTGCGCGGACCCACTTCGAGCATCACGCGGTCGGCATTTCTCCAGGCGAACTTCACGGCCTGTGCGAAGCGCACCGTGGCGCGCAGGTGGTCGCTCCAGTACTTCGGTGAGGTGGCCTCGTCGTCCTTCAGCCATTCAGCGGTCACGGTGCTGACGATCGGGATGCGGGGCGCGCTCAGCTTCACACCCTCCACCACCTTCCGGTACGGATCCACGATGGCATCCATCATGGGGCTATGGAAGGCGTGGCTGGTCACCAGCAGCTTGCAGGTGATGCCGTCCTTCTCCAGTTCGCCCTGCAGCTTCGCGATCGCCTCGTGCGGACCGCTGGCCACGCAGAGCTGCGGGCCGTTGTTCGCGGCGATGCTGCAACCGGCGGGAAGTTTCTTCAGTACATCCTCTTCCGCCGCGCGGACGCTGAGCATGCTGCCACCGGGCAGTTCCTGCATCATGCGGCCGCGGTTGGCCACGAGCTTCACGGCATCCTCCAGCGAGAACACGCCGGCCAGGCAGGCCGCGGCGAACTCGCCGATGCTGTGGCCCATCATCGCATCCGGTACGATGCCCCAGTGCATCCACAGCTTCGCGAGGCTGTAGTGCATGGTGAAGAGCGAGGCCTGTGTGTAGATGGTTTGCTTCAGTTGCTCGGCGGCCTTTTCCTCTTCACCGGCCTTCGGGAAGATGATGGCCTTGAGGTCGGTGCCGAATTCCTTGGTGAAGAGATCGCAGCACTGGTCGAAGTGTTGCTTGAAGACGGGCTCGCTCTCGCAGAGGTCGTGGCCCATGTTCACATACTGCGAGCCCTGGCCGGGGAACATGAACACCACGCCGGGCGCGGCTTCGTGCAGTTCGCGCGTGCCGATCAGGTTGGTGTCCTTGTTGGCGATTGCCTCGATCACTTCACCGTGCGAGCCACCCACGATGAGGCGGCGGTGTTTGAAGTGGCGACGGCCCACCTGCAGGGTGTACGCGGCGTCCGCGAGCGATGCTTCCGGGTGTGCCTCGAGCCAGTTGCGGAGGTTCTCCGTCATGGCATCGAGGCTGGCCTTGCTCTTCGCGCTGAGCAGGAACAACTGCCTGTTGCGGGAAGCGCTGGAGGCCACGGCCACCGGTGGTTCCGCGAGGATCACGTGCGCGTTGGTGCCGCCCACGCCGAAGCTGCTGACG of Flavobacteriales bacterium contains these proteins:
- a CDS encoding 4'-phosphopantetheinyl transferase superfamily protein, with the translated sequence MASLEIMLHCSRTERMDRQAGKPDQPRTGEAKLWLASIAELRAASDRYKALLDPDERIRAERFRFEADRERFVLGHGFLRETLAAAMGIAPSEIRYGRSTHGKPFIEGHSARFNFSDTKDAVLVGFTERADLGIDLETMTRRVDHDAVAGHYFTEEEVVALQVLDGPARKRRFLELWTRKEAVLKASGVGIMEDLKEMRVEDGSNSMRASHPEFVSMAASAYHVRTFLIGDAHIVSLAAPVPLDAIWLR
- a CDS encoding AAA family ATPase, yielding MPHQRNAGHLAITERVREGLGHAPTGGQERAIDAIARLIATPQSMATLILKGYAGTGKTTLLGATVIALRKQRTPVVLLAPTGRAAKVLAAHALKDASTIHRRIYRVGEEADGLSLGLAPNKDAGALFIVDEASMIGGPSMDEGFGSRDLLSDLLEHVFMAPGCKLLLVGDPAQLPPVGSDRSPALSVQALRRIGLMAGAVELTEVVRQEEASGILRNATDLRALLTSTALAPASVHQEAGSAIPRFTPFADVIRTDGHDLQDALESAYARDGDEEVCVITRSNKRAYLYNQQVRALIHGYEEELSPGDRLMVVKNNYLWAGVNGKPELIANGEPITVKRMHRTEERYGLRFADLTVGWWSGKVDRELEVKVMLDTLAAESPALPSPRMKLLLQSVRAAHVGKPRREQMRLMREDPYANALQVKYAYAVTCHKAQGGQWRTVFVDQGYITEEMVDSEYLRWLYTAVTRATDRLHLLNFHPRFWGDQD
- a CDS encoding amino acid adenylation domain-containing protein — its product is MEKFIQEPRFVAVDFDPFTGPSIERTIPTTEAQREVLTASEMGVDASCAYNESVSLELKGTLDRPALERAMHELVKRHESLRSTLNASGTRMLVTDEVKFELPFTDLSSLNDTERGKQLDAIAQKDMTTPFDLRNGPLFRAQLIRVSSDSHLLRLCGHHVVCDGWSLGIMMAEISALYNAAKNGGAPKLPEANTFSEYSLASIDFAKSPEHASVERHWLDLYKGPIPRLDLPTDRPRPKQKTYKGNRVDLLLQQDLVRGLKEVATRSGASFVTTLMTTFEVLLHKLTGDSDIVVGLPAAGQSDLGMKHLVGHCVNLLALRSRIDEDKAFIEHLKARRTGVLDAFDNQKYTFGTLLRKLNVTREPGRIPLCPVVFNIDMNMDDGVGFDGLQHRFISNPRAFENFELFLNATGNEGHLTLEWSYNTDLFDEATVRGWMDQLNTLIKRVSAAPNATIADLVSEAAIVGEQQMPKPEWHGRATAFPKVDIGSLFDEVAAKHADRTAVELLDQKLDYRELQQRVHALSSALINLGVKPGEPVGLCMDRSFDMVVAMLATLRAGGCFVPFDPAYPADRLAFMFSDTAVKVMLTQRHLANALPKHSARYIFLDEVKAGDDTTVPKVSPDAPAYVMYTSGSTGTPKGVVVPHRAIVRLVREQNFVAFGPDLCWLQLSNISFDASTLEIWGALLNGGRLVLQAQQKPTLPEICDSIAKHKVTSVWFTVGLFNMLVDEQLDRLRGLKHILTGGDVLSVPHVKKALKALGPNVLINGYGPTENTTFTCCFPINNEASITDSVPIGFPLNNTTVHVLDEQRNPVPVGRKGELYTGGDGVALGYWRRDDLTAEKFIDDPFSGKSGAKLYRTGDIVKWQNDGSIAFIGRADGQVKIRGFRIELGEIENALNDLPSVKDKVVAARQDGPGEKQLACYIVPSETHTGAHDELLNTAREHLRAKLPLYMVPTGFMVLNELPLTANGKIDRRALPMPAAQTSALKAEHVAPRNTIERALAAIWSKVLNASDIGIHDDFFDLGGHSLIGIQLLGQVEQQFGKALPLKTLFEAPTIAQFADLLKGEGAAHDWKNLSLIQPEGDGLPLFCVHGDEASHFIPKYLGSTRPFFAFFHQGEDGKRIEYTTVESIASHFIREMKQAKPKGPYLLTGFSFGGVVAFEMAQQLAAAGDEVPLLALIDTYSPALHAAAIESDKRFYTPLKNAIYRWIVRRALRNGGTVPARFRNFHIIDTYDSAVLGYQPRPWAGKMIVLKAEGSWGPKEMGWSALAKGGLEVKVLPGDHYSIIKEPHVKELAYALESASTFSAAVNATHG
- a CDS encoding amino acid adenylation domain-containing protein, producing the protein MAAPEGSRIALVDGTHELTYSSLFERSNRIAALLNASSAVPNRTIGLCLDRSPELVISVLGIVQAGAAYVPIDPTYPAERIAGMLEDAQPPVVITSKAHQHLFKGTSAKVILIEDIDLENGPVFEGPCPATPDDLLYVLFTSGSTGRPKGVAMHHAPLTNLIQWQLRTSVCKAGDRTLQFAPISFDVSFQEIFTTFAQGGTLVLITDEDRLNSTQLLRKIIAQQINRIIVPFVALQYLAEAVERTGEVPSTLKEVFTSGEQLKITPAIANLFKQLPGCRFCNQYGPTEGHVVSELELKGDPSTWPALPNIGSAIDNVKLYVLDEQMKPVAKGEEGELYLGGACVAKGYIGRDDLTAERFLADPFNPGGRVYKTGDRAAELPNGEIDYKGRIDGQVKVRGYRIELGEVEVAMEKHPAVEQAVANVREDRPGLKRLIGYYVAKSELSTNDLRKHLASLLPDYMQPSAFVAVKELPRTPSGKIDRKALPAPDVKRPDLDVAFAAPTSAVQKTLANVWADLLGIDRVGIDDNFFDLGGNSLLSIQCVAQLEGNGLKLPIVKLYQHPTVRACAAFLEGDASAVSPADMAKARKAAAGGSKKGDIAIIGMSGRFPGAENVEQLWKNLLAKKNSISTWTADELDPSIPAELRNDPDYVKARGVIADADKFDHGFFGVNPKVAALMDPQQRVFLETAWAALEDAAYDPAQFAGLIGVYAGMGNNTYFTRNVIGHPELIEQVGDFAVMTANEKDYIATRLAFEFDLRGPALSIHTACSTSLVAMAQAFKALRDGECDMALAGGIAITAPINSGIVYNEGGMYSPDGSTRTFDANGKGTSFSDGCGIIVLKRLDDAVREKDHIYAVIKGAALNNDGSDKASFTAPSVRGQAEVIAMAQADAGVTPGEITYVETHGTATPLGDPIEVEALTLAFGGKTNGQHCAIGSIKSNIGHLTAAAGAAGVIKTALAIQQEQIPASIGFEKPNPAIDFANSPFRVAQDHVAWPRVPGTPRIAGVSSFGVGGTNAHVILAEPPVAVASSASRNRQLFLLSAKSKASLDAMTENLRNWLEAHPEASLADAAYTLQVGRRHFKHRRLIVGGSHGEVIEAIANKDTNLIGTRELHEAAPGVVFMFPGQGSQYVNMGHDLCESEPVFKQHFDQCCDLFTKEFGTDLKAIIFPKAGEEEKAAEQLKQTIYTQASLFTMHYSLAKLWMHWGIVPDAMMGHSIGEFAAACLAGVFSLEDAVKLVANRGRMMQELPGGSMLSVRAAEEDVLKKLPAGCSIAANNGPQLCVASGPHEAIAKLQGELEKDGITCKLLVTSHAFHSPMMDAIVDPYRKVVEGVKLSAPRIPIVSTVTAEWLKDDEATSPKYWSDHLRATVRFAQAVKFAWRNADRVMLEVGPRTTATTLARQQSADTKKQVAVASLGDSAGNGNELTQLLKAVGGLWQSGVLIDWNSFYEHEERCRISMPTYAFERIRHWVDPVAMVADGGRAVASTTIEAPVPNSGDANLSPKEALIAQIKHLLEESSGLELAEASSEETFLEMGLDSLFLTQVATSLSKKFGVKISFRQLNEEVPNLDKLADYILPHWNGGVPAVGVDHGRPAATTTATVNALEDAPELKKVFGAQARISKEKVDDMTPQQRAWFDAFSKRYIAKTAKSKAFTQENRKPMADPRVVTGFKPQTKELIYQVVVDKSVGCHLWDIDGNEYVDILSGFGSSMFGYMPDFIKKACHEQLEQGIEIGPMHPLAAEVSKLLCELTGAERAAVCNTGSEAVLGAMRMARTVTGRSLIISFSGSYHGINDEVIIRGSKSKKSYPGAPGIMPESVQNMLVLDYGTPESLEIIKQRCHEAAAVLVEPVQSRRMEFRPVDFLREVRRITQENGTALIFDEVITGFRTHPNGTQALFGIQADIGTYGKVIGGGMPVGAMIGKSEWMDALDGGYWQYGDDSVPPAGVTYFAGTFVRHPLTLAAMKAALVYMKNEGPALQERLNTITEDMVARVNGLFDQYRVPYRWVNFGSAFKTKYDESVNYTELFFMLMRYHGVHVLDFPHFITTAHSTADIEFIINAVENTCKELRESGFMPERTYPIPTVNSVLGGSLRKLSERVISAMEAPVAGARLGRTPKGEPAWFVPDPKRQGKYLMIETEEN